The Kiritimatiellia bacterium genome contains the following window.
GCTCGCTGGCCGTGCCGACCCAGGGGGCGTCCTTGTCCTTCATGAACATCTGCAGAAGCTCGCCAAAGCTGTAGGACCCGCTCACCGCGCGGGCGTGCTCGACCAACTCCTCGTGCCAATACGACCGGGCGCCGTAACGGGTGTCCCCTACTACCTCGTCCGGGGCCGACCAGTTCAGCAGCCAGCGACAAAACGAGGGCAATTCGCCCCGGATCACGTTGATCAGGTCGGGCGGGAAGTTCCGCTCGGTGTCGGCCACCTTGAACAGGCAGAGCTTGTCCTGGAGCGAGATGTCGAGGTCGGGCAGGATGTGGAGCGATTCGGGGTCAGTGTTGAGCGTGACCACGACCCGCCCGTTCCAGTTGACCGTTCGTGTGGTCCTGTACTTCTCCCGGAATGAGAACACTCGGTTCGCGACCATCTTCTTGATGATCCCGCTGTAGTGGGAGTGCCGCCTCGAATCGGTGCACGGCAGGGCGTCGTCCAGGGTCCAGAGGGCGACTTCGAATAGCTGGCTGTTGAACGTCTCTTCGCCGGTCAGGAACGAGCTCGCATCGGCGTGGCCCCCGAACATCTGCGACAGGATCACGTTCGACAGGAGCGTCTTGCCCCGGTTCGGGGGCCCGGCGATGTAGAGCGTTTGGCCCGGCAGCATGGCCCGCTCGAGGGCGGACCGGTACCACCGCTGCAACCAGGCCAGGAAATTGTCCAGGGCCTCGGGCGGATCGAAGAAGCCTTGCAGGAAGCCGTGGATCCACGGGAACGACTCGGGGCCGGCCGCCCGGTCCTCGGAGGGCTGGCAGCACTCCAGGTTGGAGCAGTTCACAACGCGAGCGGCGCCGATCCGGTTCAGGCCGCGCGGCTGGAACACCTGCGGCGCGACGCATTCCACGGTGTTGTTCTGCTGGATCGCGAAGAGGGCCCGGTCCAGTTCGCTGGCTGTCTCGTCGCGGGGCACCTCGGCGGACAAGCCGCTCTCGACGCGCAGGCGGAGCGAGATGTCCGCTTTGTTACTGGCCGTCCACCGCCCGTCCGGGAGTTGGTGCCAGTAGTCCTTGCCATCGAAGTAGACATCGGTAATGGCGCCGCCGATCTTCTTGGCCTCGTACTGCGCGACGAACCGGGTGCCCAGGATCGCCTTCCAGGGCACGAACGCCGAGGAGCCGGTGAAGCACTGCATCCCTGCCGAGCGCACGATGGCGGCGCTCTGGTTGTCGGCCTGGGGGTCCCAGAAGCGCACACCGCGGGCCCCTACCTCGAACGGGCCGCTCCACCGGCCGGGGAACTGCCGCTCCACTTCGGCCGCGACTTGGTCCATGGGGATGGCCGTTTCGTACCGGTCCCAGTCGTGCCGGTTTCCGGCCTCGACGAGCCACTTCATCGTGAAGTCGGCCGGGATGAGGTCGGTCGTGATCTCGTCCCACTTGGTGCCGGCTTCGAAGTACTGGGACGAATCCTCCATCGCCCCTTCATCGAGGCCCGGGAAGAACCGCGCCAGCTTGAGCTGCTTGCGGATGATCCGGGAGAGGGCCTTGCAGAACGCCGCGTTATGGACCGGGATCGGCCGCTCGAAGCGCCAGATGGCCCGCACCCCGCCGCTGAACGTGCGGCAGACCCAGTTGGGACGGAACATCGCGGGGCACTTGTTCAGGGCGCGGTCCCGGCGCTCGGTGTCGTCCATGTCGCAGTCGTAGTCCGCAACGACGCCGTGCATCAGCATGGGCGGGTTCTCCTTGCTGATCCGCTGCTTGGGGGCCAAGCCTTCGTAGAGGCTGTAGAAGCAGTGGCGGGTGTCCCGGTGGGCGCACCAGGCCTTGAACTTCTCCTTAGAGCCGAAGGGCGGGCGCGTGAAGGCGCGGGGATCCAGCCCGGTGTTCACCAGCGGGGAGGTCAGGTTTTCGATTGAGAAGAATTCCACGGGGTACCTCACTTTCGGTAATGGTCTGAAAGCGTTCCTTCCGCCGCGATGGGCAGGCCCGGCATCCACTCGACCGGGACCGTCATCAGCTGAATGATTTCCGCGAGGGCCTCGTCGGCGCCGGCTGCCGGCACATGACAGATCACCTCGTCATGGACATGCCACAGCACCTCGACCCCGGCCGCGTGCAGCCGCAACAGGGCCGCGGCGAAGATGTCTCGGGACACGGCCTGGACCAGGTTCTCGACCAGGAGCGCCCCGTAGACGCGCTTGTGGGCCGTGCCGCGCAGGAACCGGGCCCACCACGTGCCGCGCTCGTGCTTCAGGTCCCAGTACCGCAGCTTGCGACCGCTCGGCAGGACGACCTCCATATCCTCGCCCCGGCTCTTCATGATGAGGCTGGACATCTGGTCCCAGAGGCGGACGATCCGGGGGTTTGACTCGCGGAAGTCGGCCACGGCCTGCTTCGACTCGGCCTCGGTCATCTCGATACCGGCCCACAGCTTCGCGACCTTCTGGAACTTCTGCCACCCGGTGCCATACCCGAGGGCCAGCACCCGGCACTTAGCCAGCGCGTAGAGCTGCTTGTCCTCTTGTTTCAGGGGGCCGCCGGTCCACCCCATCGTAGCGCGGGCGTGGGCCTCGTAGGGCGACTGGCCGGCACGGACCCGCTCGAGGAACTCCTGATCGCCCGAGAGCCAGGCCAGCACGCGCGGCTCGATCTGGGCGAAGTCCACGATGGCCAGCTTGTGACCAGGGGCCGCCACGAAGCACCGGCGCAGGTCGCAGTCGTAGATCGGATCGCGCGGCAGGTTCTGCATGTTCACGCGTGCGTCGCCGGACCAGCGGCCGGTAATCCCGGCCCCGAAGTACTTCAGCGCATAGGGCATCGTCCCGTTCGGGCGAATGCGGTCCCGGATGGCCTCGTACTTCGCCAGGAACATGTTCGAGCGTCGCCAGTCGCGCATGGCGGCCACGACCGGATGGTCCGCGCCGTAGCGGTCCTCCCACTCGGCGCACTCGTCGCTGTCCATCGCCATGCTGGCCGGCGCCTCGATGCCCTCGCGGCGGCAGTACTCTCGAAGGGCATTCGGGGAAAGCGGCTTGTCGTCGGCGGCCCAGGGGATCTTCTGCTCGGCCTCCCAGCGCACGAGGGAAAGCGTCTTGATGTCCCGCTGCAGTTGCTCGCGGTCAACGGTCACGCCGTGGAAGCCCCACATGCCGGTCAAAAAGGACAGCTGCTGCTCGGCGGCCGGCCATTGCGGGCTGAAATGGGTCCAAAGCTCCAGGCAGAGCCATGCGTCGTTCAGGGCATATTCCTTCACCTTCTGGGCAACGGGGCCGCTGTGCTCCACGTCCGCCCAGTGCTTGCCCTTCATGAACGCGCGGACCTCTTTACTGACCTGCTGCCCCAGGAGCGCCGCCGAGGCGTCCTTCAGGTTCCGGGCGCAACCCAGGAAAGCGGCGAGATCGGCCGTGCAGTGCCAGGAGGCGGGCCCCCCGCTATCGATCTTGCCGTCGCGCATGAGGCGCAGGAACACCAGCGAATCGAAGTTGGCGTGGTGTGAAACCCAGCGCGCGCCGTCTATCAGCGCCCACGGGGCCTCGGCCGGCGGCCCCACGTAGCGGGTGCCGTCGTCGCCCACGAAGGAGACCAGGTACGCCTCGAAGCGCGGATCAGCGCAGTAGTGCCAGACGCCCATCGTCTCGACGCTGTAGTCGCGGTCGTAGAAGGTTTCTGCATCCACGGCGTAGGTGTTCATGAGCCCCTCCTCTCCTTCAGGAGCTTCAGCAGGGCCTCGCCGTGGCAGCGCTTCGGGTGGCAGTGGCAGACCAGCACCTTGCCGCGGAGTTCCTCGATCCGCTTCAACAGCGAGGGCTTGTGCGGCAGGTAGTGCTGTTCGAAGCTGTCGCAGACGGCATCCCGGTCCCCGTCCTCGTCCAGGACGAAGGGGTTGCCGTAGCGGCTGGTGCGGTCGATCGGGACGGCCAGCCCGGAGCGCTCGGCCCACAGGACCAGGTTCTTGTCGGCCTGGGCATTGGCCAGGACCGTCTTGCCCGCCTGCACCACCTTCTGGCGCTCGCGTTCATCGTCCCGCCAGTCCGTCTCGGGCCGGCGGGCGACCTCACGACGGGCATCCTGCATGGTCAGCTTGCCGGCTTTGACCTTCTCGAAGACATCCGGGGCGGCGGCGCGCATCTTGACCGCCTGGTTGACGTAGGTGCGGTTGGTGTGGAAAGCCTCGGCGGCTTTGGTGGCGGCCTTGGCGTCGTCGGGTTTCTTTGGGTCAGGCAATTTTTTGCCTAACCCACTGGAATGCTGGACAAGGGCCGCGTCGCGGTTCCGCTTTGCCTTGTCCTGCTCCACCTGGGCCGCGATAGCCTTGAGCAGGTCCTCGGCCTCGGCCGCGATGCAGGCCCACTGCGAGGAATACAGGTTCCGGCGCTTGTTGGACCGCAGGACAAACTGGATCGCCTCCGTGTCGGTGCCCCGGAATTCCCGGGTCGGATACTTCACATGAAGCTGCTGGCAGGCGAGGTGCCGGTTCC
Protein-coding sequences here:
- a CDS encoding DUF4326 domain-containing protein, translating into MKKHRFNVFPEAKEEDLARLTEDIRQNGFDAQQPVVLYQGDILDGWNRHLACQQLHVKYPTREFRGTDTEAIQFVLRSNKRRNLYSSQWACIAAEAEDLLKAIAAQVEQDKAKRNRDAALVQHSSGLGKKLPDPKKPDDAKAATKAAEAFHTNRTYVNQAVKMRAAAPDVFEKVKAGKLTMQDARREVARRPETDWRDDERERQKVVQAGKTVLANAQADKNLVLWAERSGLAVPIDRTSRYGNPFVLDEDGDRDAVCDSFEQHYLPHKPSLLKRIEELRGKVLVCHCHPKRCHGEALLKLLKERRGS